The Myxococcus guangdongensis genome has a window encoding:
- a CDS encoding phytoene/squalene synthase family protein, translated as MVAHEESFCRAVLPRVSRTFALNIPLLPAPLDLAVTVAYLLLRVADTLEDEIHLARQEELFDALADLVRLEPGWESRAQSFAHLVGGEFRAGAPEAEVELVERTVWVLKTLASLPSWAHPPIARCVRVMTVGMKQVQRQHGGGKPVMGLPDLQTMLAYCYFAAGVVGEMLTELFIAYSPAINATRRGQLQSQSIAFGEALQLTNMLKDVREDMEQGRCWLPLDRMARHGLKTSTLTLPSHREQAMALHSELMVVARRAQQEALEYVLALPAEEPKLRLFCLYPLFFSVKTLRLIDNNPGVFDVPPLKLSREEVFELVQLLHARVDSDSALRALFVECSHGPPEVEAMR; from the coding sequence ATGGTTGCCCATGAAGAGTCGTTCTGCCGAGCGGTACTCCCCCGAGTCTCCAGGACGTTCGCACTGAACATCCCCTTGTTGCCCGCCCCCCTGGACCTCGCCGTCACGGTGGCCTATCTGCTCCTACGCGTCGCGGACACGCTGGAGGATGAAATCCACTTAGCCCGTCAAGAGGAGTTGTTCGACGCGCTCGCGGACCTGGTGCGGCTCGAGCCGGGCTGGGAGTCCCGCGCTCAATCCTTCGCTCATCTAGTGGGAGGCGAGTTTCGGGCCGGCGCTCCCGAAGCGGAGGTTGAGCTCGTCGAGAGGACCGTCTGGGTGCTGAAGACCCTGGCCTCGCTCCCCTCGTGGGCCCATCCTCCTATCGCCCGCTGCGTGCGCGTCATGACGGTTGGAATGAAGCAGGTTCAGCGACAGCACGGCGGCGGCAAGCCGGTGATGGGGTTGCCCGACCTACAGACGATGCTCGCCTACTGCTACTTCGCGGCGGGTGTGGTGGGCGAGATGCTAACGGAACTCTTCATCGCCTACTCCCCCGCCATCAACGCAACTCGACGCGGCCAGCTACAGAGTCAGTCCATCGCATTCGGTGAGGCCTTGCAGCTCACCAACATGCTCAAGGACGTGCGCGAGGACATGGAGCAGGGACGCTGCTGGCTGCCGCTGGACAGGATGGCGCGCCATGGACTGAAGACCTCCACGCTGACGCTCCCCAGCCACCGCGAACAGGCCATGGCGCTGCACTCGGAGTTGATGGTGGTGGCTCGGCGGGCACAGCAAGAGGCGCTCGAGTATGTGCTCGCACTCCCCGCCGAGGAGCCGAAGCTCCGGCTGTTCTGCTTGTACCCCCTGTTCTTCTCGGTGAAGACGCTCCGCCTCATCGACAACAACCCCGGGGTGTTCGATGTCCCCCCACTGAAGCTCAGCCGCGAGGAGGTGTTCGAACTCGTGCAGCTCCTGCACGCGCGAGTGGATTCAGACTCGGCGCTGCGGGCCCTCTTCGTGGAGTGCTCGCACGGCCCTCCGGAGGTGGAGGCGATGAGATGA